A single window of Anomaloglossus baeobatrachus isolate aAnoBae1 chromosome 9, aAnoBae1.hap1, whole genome shotgun sequence DNA harbors:
- the LOC142250254 gene encoding syntaxin-1B-like — MKDRLEELKNRTNPDDLLDYDDHLAFDNPVFQNDETNKMDIFFQEVYSLCEALKKLKALAETIESKQEEILCSTTEAKICEGKKELNVMKNLFTADAKTLQSQLSLMKSSLAQRDKHWMAEHRIRQSQFTVLSNRFREVMTQHYINETRYVGKLKEQIVRQAELAGLDLQEEEINELIGSPMAPRIVGHDLEILKVKQHLAMAQERHKQLLDLEAQISELHSLFIQLDLLVTEQEDVINNIEYNVLNTMDYISQSNEQVKKALKYQRQSRMAAAISAVLGLCACCTCLSCVFGAVR, encoded by the coding sequence ATGAAGGACCGGCTGGAGGAGCTCAAGAACAGAACCAACCCGGACGACCTGCTGGACTATGACGACCACCTGGCCTTCGATAACCCAGTCTTCCAAAATGATGAGACCAACAAGATGGACATCTTCTTCCAGGAGGTCTACAGCTTGTGTGAAGCCCTGAAGAAGCTCAAAGCCCTGGCGGAGACCATCGAGAGCAAACAAGAAGAGATCCTGTGCAGCACGACTGAAGCCAAGATCTGCGAGGGCAAGAAGGAGCTAAACGTCATGAAGAACCTGTTCACCGCCGACGCCAAGACCCTGCAGTCCcagctgagcctgatgaagagcagCTTGGCCCAACGTGACAAGCACTGGATGGCGGAGCACCGGATCCGGCAAAGTCAGTTCACCGTTCTATCCAACCGATTCCGGGAGGTGATGACCCAACATTACATCAACGAGACCCGCTACGTCGGGAAACTGAAGGAGCAGATTGTGCGGCAGGCGGAGCTGGCCGGCCTGGACCTCCAGGAGGAGGAGATCAATGAGCTGATCGGGAGTCCGATGGCTCCGAGGATCGTCGGCCATGACCTGGAGATTCTTAAGGTGAAGCAGCACTTGGCGATGGCCCAGGAGAGACACAAGCAGCTGCTGGACCTGGAGGCCCAGATATCGGAGCTGCACTCCCTCTTCATCCAGCTGGACCTGCTGGTGACCGAGCAGGAGGACGTCATTaataacattgagtacaatgtccTGAACACCATGGACTACATCTCACAGTCCAACGAGCAAGTGAAGAAGGCGCTGAAGTACCAGAGACAGTCCCGGATGGCAGCGGCCATATCTGCGGTGCTGGGACTCTGCGCATGCTGCACCTGCCTCTCCTGTGTGTTCGGAGCCGTGCGGTAA